A window from Vigna angularis cultivar LongXiaoDou No.4 chromosome 7, ASM1680809v1, whole genome shotgun sequence encodes these proteins:
- the LOC108338218 gene encoding polyadenylate-binding protein-interacting protein 7 isoform X3, whose protein sequence is MSLSKKVSQTDAKLSAPNKATSLNPNAAEFVPYSLRSSPSGSTSSVDATAKFTSTAGSLGKAVLDRSESSISNNSDDEAHQYWRCQLPDDITPDFKVMGEDESQGVNNLSLAGLSINNHNESSIFPSSKESRYMLNELQELSQEHLNGNNFADKLRFSNSTYREEPSSPSLLNSSAKPWDRQIGKTDLHVSNGQEALVYDDNSGNRFLNDGFAGNSLLNDTDLNPLEFLASLFPGFASESLAEVFFANGCDLHLTIEMLTQLEIQVDGSSLNQNLSPKTVSAPNLSAMEFPALTSSNGQSTAKYAADSVQSGNPYLSSDKDMLMFKFSSSTPSRGAVDFASAVRKLASQDSGIWKYDKNGSGDASTGSSRSLNVLASAYNGGQGRANFSDRLQNSGSARAAPVWLETGDAVANMYSELREEARDHARLRNAYFEQFWTIKLNMKITFRMAPN, encoded by the exons ATGAGCTTATCCAAGAAAGTATCCCAAACAGACGCTAAATTGAGCGCCCCAAACAAAGCAACCTCTTTGAATCCAAATGCAGCAGAGTTTGTTCCATACTCCCTGAGATCATCTCCATCTGGAAGCACTAGCTCAGTGGATGCAACAGCGAAGTTTACTAGTACCGCTGGATCTCTTGGTAAAGCAGTTCTAGATCGATCAGAATCATCCATTTCGAACAATTCTGATGATGAGGCTCACCAGTACTGGCGTTGTCAGCTGCCTGATGATATCACTCCTGACTTCAAGGTCATGGGAGAAGATGAATCCCAAGGTGTTAACAACCTCTCTTTAGCAGGCTTATctataaataatcataatgaATCCTCAATATTTCCTTCATCTAAGGAAAGTAGATATATGTTAAATGAGCTGCAGGAATTGTCTCAAGAACACCTTAATGGCAATAATTTTGCTGATAAATTAAGGTTTTCCAATTCAACCTACAGGGAGGAACCATCTTCACCAAGCCTTTTGAACTCTTCAGCAAAGCCTTGGGATAGGCAAATTGGGAAGACGGATTTGCATGTTAGCAATGGTCAAGAGGCACTTGTTTATGATGACAACTCTGGAAATAGATTCTTAAATGATGGTTTTGCTGGGAATTCTCTTTTGAATGATACTGATTTGAACCCTTTGGAGTTTTTAGCTTCTCTTTTTCCTGGGTTTGCTTCAGAAAGCCTTGCTGAAGTTTTCTTTGCCAATGGATGTGATTTACATCTGACCATTGAGATGCTCACTCAGTTAGAG ATTCAAGTTGATGGAAGTAGCCTCAATCAGAATTTGAGTCCAAAGACTGTGTCAGCTCCCAATCTGAGTGCAATGGAATTTCCAGCTCTTACTTCATCAAATGGCCAGAGTACTGCAAAATATGCTGCAGATAGTGTTCAAAGTGGCAATCCTTACTTATCATCTGATAAAGACATGCTAATGTTCAAATTTAGCTCTTCTACTCCATCTAGAGGAGCTGTTGACTTTGCTTCAGCTGTCAGGAAATTGGCTTCTCAGGATTCTGGTATATGGAAGTATGATAAAAATGGTTCTGGTGATGCTTCCACGGGCTCTAGTAGAAGTTTAAATGTTCTCGCTAGTGCCTACAATGGTGGACAAGGGAGAGCCAACTTTAGTGATAGATTACAGAACAGCGGTTCTGCTCGGGCAGCTCCAGTTTGGCTTGAAACTGGTGACGCAGTTg CAAATATGTATTCTGAACTGCGGGAGGAGGCTCGTGATCATGCACGCTTGCGTAATGCTTATTTTGAGCAG TTTTGGACAATCAAATTGAACATGAAGATAACTTTTAGGATGGCACCAAATTGA
- the LOC108338218 gene encoding polyadenylate-binding protein-interacting protein 7 isoform X1 — MSLSKKVSQTDAKLSAPNKATSLNPNAAEFVPYSLRSSPSGSTSSVDATAKFTSTAGSLGKAVLDRSESSISNNSDDEAHQYWRCQLPDDITPDFKVMGEDESQGVNNLSLAGLSINNHNESSIFPSSKESRYMLNELQELSQEHLNGNNFADKLRFSNSTYREEPSSPSLLNSSAKPWDRQIGKTDLHVSNGQEALVYDDNSGNRFLNDGFAGNSLLNDTDLNPLEFLASLFPGFASESLAEVFFANGCDLHLTIEMLTQLEIQVDGSSLNQNLSPKTVSAPNLSAMEFPALTSSNGQSTAKYAADSVQSGNPYLSSDKDMLMFKFSSSTPSRGAVDFASAVRKLASQDSGIWKYDKNGSGDASTGSSRSLNVLASAYNGGQGRANFSDRLQNSGSARAAPVWLETGDAVANMYSELREEARDHARLRNAYFEQARQAYLVGNKALAKELSVKGQLHNMHMKAAHGKAQESIYRQRNPVGPEMQGNGRGHQRMIDLHGLHVSEAIHVLKHELSVLRSTARAAEQRLQVYICVGTGHHTRGSRTPARLPIAVQRYLLEEEGLDFTEPQPGLIRVVIY; from the exons ATGAGCTTATCCAAGAAAGTATCCCAAACAGACGCTAAATTGAGCGCCCCAAACAAAGCAACCTCTTTGAATCCAAATGCAGCAGAGTTTGTTCCATACTCCCTGAGATCATCTCCATCTGGAAGCACTAGCTCAGTGGATGCAACAGCGAAGTTTACTAGTACCGCTGGATCTCTTGGTAAAGCAGTTCTAGATCGATCAGAATCATCCATTTCGAACAATTCTGATGATGAGGCTCACCAGTACTGGCGTTGTCAGCTGCCTGATGATATCACTCCTGACTTCAAGGTCATGGGAGAAGATGAATCCCAAGGTGTTAACAACCTCTCTTTAGCAGGCTTATctataaataatcataatgaATCCTCAATATTTCCTTCATCTAAGGAAAGTAGATATATGTTAAATGAGCTGCAGGAATTGTCTCAAGAACACCTTAATGGCAATAATTTTGCTGATAAATTAAGGTTTTCCAATTCAACCTACAGGGAGGAACCATCTTCACCAAGCCTTTTGAACTCTTCAGCAAAGCCTTGGGATAGGCAAATTGGGAAGACGGATTTGCATGTTAGCAATGGTCAAGAGGCACTTGTTTATGATGACAACTCTGGAAATAGATTCTTAAATGATGGTTTTGCTGGGAATTCTCTTTTGAATGATACTGATTTGAACCCTTTGGAGTTTTTAGCTTCTCTTTTTCCTGGGTTTGCTTCAGAAAGCCTTGCTGAAGTTTTCTTTGCCAATGGATGTGATTTACATCTGACCATTGAGATGCTCACTCAGTTAGAG ATTCAAGTTGATGGAAGTAGCCTCAATCAGAATTTGAGTCCAAAGACTGTGTCAGCTCCCAATCTGAGTGCAATGGAATTTCCAGCTCTTACTTCATCAAATGGCCAGAGTACTGCAAAATATGCTGCAGATAGTGTTCAAAGTGGCAATCCTTACTTATCATCTGATAAAGACATGCTAATGTTCAAATTTAGCTCTTCTACTCCATCTAGAGGAGCTGTTGACTTTGCTTCAGCTGTCAGGAAATTGGCTTCTCAGGATTCTGGTATATGGAAGTATGATAAAAATGGTTCTGGTGATGCTTCCACGGGCTCTAGTAGAAGTTTAAATGTTCTCGCTAGTGCCTACAATGGTGGACAAGGGAGAGCCAACTTTAGTGATAGATTACAGAACAGCGGTTCTGCTCGGGCAGCTCCAGTTTGGCTTGAAACTGGTGACGCAGTTg CAAATATGTATTCTGAACTGCGGGAGGAGGCTCGTGATCATGCACGCTTGCGTAATGCTTATTTTGAGCAG gCACGACAAGCCTACCTTGTTGGCAACAAAGCCCTTGCAAAGGAGCTAAGTGTTAAAGGGCAACTTCACAACATGCATATGAAAGCTGCACATGGAAAAGCTCAAGAATCTATTTACCGTCAGAG GAACCCTGTTGGTCCAGAGATGCAAGGTAATGGGAGGGGGCACCAGAGAATGATAGACCTGCATGGTCTGCATGTAAGTGAGGCTATTCACGTGCTGAAACATGAACTGAGTGTGCTTAGAAGCACGGCCAGAGCCGCCGAGCAGCGTCTACAGGTTTACATCTGTGTTGGCACCGGCCACCACACCCGGGGCTCGCGCACTCCGGCTAGACTTCCGATAGCTGTACAGCGATATCTACTTGAAGAAGAAGGCCTTGATTTCACCGA
- the LOC108338218 gene encoding polyadenylate-binding protein-interacting protein 7 isoform X2 codes for MMRLTSTGVVSCLMISLLTSRSWEKMNPKELSQEHLNGNNFADKLRFSNSTYREEPSSPSLLNSSAKPWDRQIGKTDLHVSNGQEALVYDDNSGNRFLNDGFAGNSLLNDTDLNPLEFLASLFPGFASESLAEVFFANGCDLHLTIEMLTQLEIQVDGSSLNQNLSPKTVSAPNLSAMEFPALTSSNGQSTAKYAADSVQSGNPYLSSDKDMLMFKFSSSTPSRGAVDFASAVRKLASQDSGIWKYDKNGSGDASTGSSRSLNVLASAYNGGQGRANFSDRLQNSGSARAAPVWLETGDAVANMYSELREEARDHARLRNAYFEQARQAYLVGNKALAKELSVKGQLHNMHMKAAHGKAQESIYRQRNPVGPEMQGNGRGHQRMIDLHGLHVSEAIHVLKHELSVLRSTARAAEQRLQVYICVGTGHHTRGSRTPARLPIAVQRYLLEEEGLDFTEPQPGLIRVVIY; via the exons ATGATGAGGCTCACCAGTACTGGCGTTGTCAGCTGCCTGATGATATCACTCCTGACTTCAAGGTCATGGGAGAAGATGAATCCCAAG GAATTGTCTCAAGAACACCTTAATGGCAATAATTTTGCTGATAAATTAAGGTTTTCCAATTCAACCTACAGGGAGGAACCATCTTCACCAAGCCTTTTGAACTCTTCAGCAAAGCCTTGGGATAGGCAAATTGGGAAGACGGATTTGCATGTTAGCAATGGTCAAGAGGCACTTGTTTATGATGACAACTCTGGAAATAGATTCTTAAATGATGGTTTTGCTGGGAATTCTCTTTTGAATGATACTGATTTGAACCCTTTGGAGTTTTTAGCTTCTCTTTTTCCTGGGTTTGCTTCAGAAAGCCTTGCTGAAGTTTTCTTTGCCAATGGATGTGATTTACATCTGACCATTGAGATGCTCACTCAGTTAGAG ATTCAAGTTGATGGAAGTAGCCTCAATCAGAATTTGAGTCCAAAGACTGTGTCAGCTCCCAATCTGAGTGCAATGGAATTTCCAGCTCTTACTTCATCAAATGGCCAGAGTACTGCAAAATATGCTGCAGATAGTGTTCAAAGTGGCAATCCTTACTTATCATCTGATAAAGACATGCTAATGTTCAAATTTAGCTCTTCTACTCCATCTAGAGGAGCTGTTGACTTTGCTTCAGCTGTCAGGAAATTGGCTTCTCAGGATTCTGGTATATGGAAGTATGATAAAAATGGTTCTGGTGATGCTTCCACGGGCTCTAGTAGAAGTTTAAATGTTCTCGCTAGTGCCTACAATGGTGGACAAGGGAGAGCCAACTTTAGTGATAGATTACAGAACAGCGGTTCTGCTCGGGCAGCTCCAGTTTGGCTTGAAACTGGTGACGCAGTTg CAAATATGTATTCTGAACTGCGGGAGGAGGCTCGTGATCATGCACGCTTGCGTAATGCTTATTTTGAGCAG gCACGACAAGCCTACCTTGTTGGCAACAAAGCCCTTGCAAAGGAGCTAAGTGTTAAAGGGCAACTTCACAACATGCATATGAAAGCTGCACATGGAAAAGCTCAAGAATCTATTTACCGTCAGAG GAACCCTGTTGGTCCAGAGATGCAAGGTAATGGGAGGGGGCACCAGAGAATGATAGACCTGCATGGTCTGCATGTAAGTGAGGCTATTCACGTGCTGAAACATGAACTGAGTGTGCTTAGAAGCACGGCCAGAGCCGCCGAGCAGCGTCTACAGGTTTACATCTGTGTTGGCACCGGCCACCACACCCGGGGCTCGCGCACTCCGGCTAGACTTCCGATAGCTGTACAGCGATATCTACTTGAAGAAGAAGGCCTTGATTTCACCGA